In Populus trichocarpa isolate Nisqually-1 chromosome 12, P.trichocarpa_v4.1, whole genome shotgun sequence, a genomic segment contains:
- the LOC7458025 gene encoding protein NUCLEAR FUSION DEFECTIVE 2, with translation MASCRFTVFALVVLSTYSLAQFGASRKLKSSPFESALDILQNQIGYTFKNIGYLRRAMTHSSFSQENNKALSILGSNVIDTSVSMYYLGKDIEISSKDLNRWISENAKVDTSCAVDGMRLGLHRVVRVSPKTNSTAPTVVCSAFRAIFGAIAIDTRKVDDAGSVFWNVHCSEVGRVMDM, from the exons ATGGCTTCTTGTCGTTTCACTGTCTTTGCACTAGTCGTCTTGTCCACATACTCCCTTGCACAG TTTGGagcatcaagaaaactcaaatcaTCGCCGTTTGAGTCAGCACTTGACATCCTGCAGAATCAAATCGG CTATACTTTCAAGAACATTGGTTATCTTCGCCGAGCAATGACACACTCGTCATTCTCTCAGGAGAACAATAAGGCATTGAGCATTCTGGGATCAAATGTGATCGACACATCTGTCTCTATGTATTACCTTGGAAAGGACATTGAAATCTCCTCGAAAGACCTTAACCGCTGGATATCAGAAAACGCTAAAGTGGACACTTCGTGTGCTGTTGATGGGATGAGACTGGGGTTGCATAGGGTAGTTAGAGTTTCTCCCAAGACTAATTCAACTGCTCCCACAGTGGTTTGCAGTGCTTTCAGGGCGATATTTGGGGCTATTGCTATTGATACCAGGAAGGTCGATGATGCTGGCTCTGTGTTTTGGAATGTTCACTGTAGTGAGGTTGGAAGAGTAATGGATATGTGA